A single genomic interval of Saccharothrix saharensis harbors:
- a CDS encoding FAD-dependent monooxygenase: MKVLISGAGITGLALAHRAGALGHEVVVLERATRPRTSGYMIDFFGPGYDAAERMGVLPRLLELGYRVDEAAYVDPSGRRVAGLRFDRLARAVDGRLVSVMRPDLERAFREDLPAGVELRFGARVVGVEDGPTGVDVRLADGTTVSGDLLVGADGVHSAVRRLVFGDGHVRYLGFHTAAFTFDDPSVHALVADRFCVTDTVGRQVGFYGLRDGRVAAFTVHRTPSPDLPNDPRAEVVRTYGSLGWVVPRALARCPEDIYYDQVAQVELPRWSSGRVVLVGDACGAVSLLAGQGASLGIGGAYVLAGHLDDLAGYERAWRPVVQEKQRVARSGARWFLPESPWRLRARRVAMRLSTLPGVDRVVATRLVGKPVVLG; the protein is encoded by the coding sequence GTGAAGGTGCTGATCAGCGGCGCGGGGATCACCGGGCTGGCGCTCGCCCACCGGGCGGGGGCGCTCGGGCACGAGGTCGTCGTGCTGGAGCGGGCCACTCGGCCGCGCACCAGCGGCTACATGATCGACTTCTTCGGGCCGGGCTACGACGCGGCCGAGCGGATGGGCGTGCTGCCGCGTCTGCTGGAGCTGGGCTACCGGGTCGACGAGGCCGCCTACGTCGACCCGAGCGGACGGCGGGTGGCGGGACTGCGGTTCGACCGGCTGGCCCGCGCGGTGGACGGGCGGCTGGTGAGCGTCATGCGGCCCGACCTGGAGCGCGCGTTCCGCGAAGACCTGCCCGCCGGCGTGGAGCTGCGGTTCGGCGCCCGCGTCGTCGGCGTCGAGGACGGCCCGACCGGCGTCGACGTGCGGCTGGCGGACGGCACGACGGTGTCCGGAGATCTGCTCGTCGGCGCGGACGGCGTGCACTCCGCGGTGCGCCGGCTCGTGTTCGGCGACGGGCACGTGCGGTACCTGGGCTTCCACACCGCGGCATTCACGTTCGACGATCCGTCGGTGCACGCGCTGGTGGCCGACCGGTTCTGCGTCACCGACACCGTCGGCCGCCAGGTCGGCTTCTACGGGCTGCGCGACGGGCGGGTGGCGGCGTTCACCGTGCATCGGACGCCGTCGCCGGACCTGCCCAACGATCCGCGCGCGGAGGTCGTGCGGACGTACGGGTCGCTGGGGTGGGTCGTGCCGAGGGCGTTGGCGCGGTGCCCGGAGGACATCTACTACGACCAGGTCGCCCAGGTGGAGCTGCCGCGGTGGTCGTCCGGGCGGGTGGTGCTGGTGGGTGACGCGTGCGGCGCGGTGTCGTTGCTGGCCGGGCAGGGAGCGTCGCTCGGCATCGGCGGCGCGTACGTGCTGGCCGGCCACCTGGACGACCTGGCCGGGTACGAACGCGCGTGGCGGCCCGTGGTGCAGGAGAAGCAACGGGTGGCCCGGTCCGGTGCGCGCTGGTTCCTGCCCGAGTCGCCATGGCGGCTGCGGGCGAGGCGCGTGGCGATGAGGCTGTCGACCCTGCCCGGCGTCGACCGCGTGGTGGCCACGCGCCTGGTGGGCAAGCCGGTCGTGCTCGGCTGA
- a CDS encoding TetR/AcrR family transcriptional regulator, with product MTVRERLLHAATELIAEKGWGAVSTRMLAERAGVGSGVVHYHFDSTQAVLVQAAVGALRTAVDGLASVLDQADTPYDALELLLGALDGHGGQELFTETFLAATRNDELRHAVAEVLVQFRRTLAAWLASRDVPTPVETAAVLAAAVDGVLLHRALSPDLSAAVVVPVLGRVLR from the coding sequence ATGACGGTTCGCGAACGGCTGCTGCACGCGGCCACGGAACTCATCGCCGAGAAGGGCTGGGGCGCGGTCAGCACCCGGATGCTCGCCGAGCGCGCCGGCGTCGGCTCCGGCGTCGTGCACTACCACTTCGACTCCACCCAAGCGGTGCTCGTGCAGGCCGCCGTCGGCGCGCTGCGGACCGCCGTGGACGGCCTCGCCTCCGTGCTGGACCAGGCCGACACGCCGTACGACGCGTTGGAGCTGCTGCTCGGCGCGTTGGACGGGCACGGCGGGCAGGAGCTGTTCACCGAGACGTTCCTCGCTGCCACCCGCAACGACGAGCTGCGCCACGCCGTGGCCGAGGTGCTCGTGCAGTTCCGCCGCACGCTGGCCGCGTGGCTGGCGTCCCGAGACGTGCCGACCCCGGTCGAGACAGCCGCCGTGCTGGCCGCCGCCGTGGACGGCGTCCTGCTGCACCGCGCCCTGTCACCCGACCTGTCCGCGGCCGTCGTCGTGCCCGTCCTGGGGCGGGTGCTGCGGTGA
- a CDS encoding winged helix DNA-binding domain-containing protein, which translates to MIETLTTRALSRATLHRQYLLDRVDRPAEDVVEHLVGMQAQEPFSPYYGLWSRIRSFRPDVLAALLLDRRVVRASLHRATIHLVTAADHGRFEPLLRPFLHRRFASSPFGFVLDGLDPDDFAEAVTALLEEPRTRREIGDLLGARWPDRDANALGYAGSFLVPTVQVTPRAVWGRSGAAKWTTAARWLAAAGPAAPVQEFVRRYLAAFGPASVKDVQTWAGMSRLKPVVEAMDLRVFTDERGRTLYDLPDAPRPDPDTPAPARFLPEFDNVLLGHDDRTRVISDEDYRRGIIIGGKPTLLVDGFVQGTWKIADDGLDLDVFRPLTRAQKADVEAEGARLLQFAGVEGEVRL; encoded by the coding sequence GTGATCGAGACGCTGACGACCCGGGCGTTGAGCCGGGCCACCCTGCACCGCCAGTACCTGCTCGACCGGGTGGACCGGCCCGCCGAGGACGTGGTGGAGCACCTGGTCGGGATGCAGGCGCAGGAGCCGTTCTCGCCCTACTACGGCCTGTGGTCGCGCATCCGCTCGTTCCGGCCGGACGTGCTCGCCGCCCTGCTGCTGGACCGGCGCGTGGTCCGGGCGTCGCTGCACCGCGCCACGATCCACCTGGTCACCGCCGCCGACCACGGCCGGTTCGAACCGCTGCTGCGACCGTTCCTGCACCGCCGGTTCGCGTCCTCGCCGTTCGGGTTCGTGCTGGACGGCCTGGACCCGGACGACTTCGCCGAAGCCGTCACCGCGCTGCTGGAGGAACCGCGCACCCGGCGCGAGATCGGCGACCTGCTCGGCGCGCGGTGGCCCGACCGAGACGCCAACGCGCTGGGGTACGCGGGCAGCTTCCTCGTGCCGACCGTGCAGGTGACGCCCCGCGCGGTCTGGGGACGGTCCGGCGCGGCGAAGTGGACGACCGCCGCCCGCTGGCTCGCCGCCGCCGGACCCGCCGCGCCCGTGCAGGAGTTCGTGCGCCGCTACCTGGCCGCGTTCGGACCCGCGTCGGTCAAGGACGTGCAGACCTGGGCGGGCATGAGCCGCCTCAAGCCCGTGGTCGAGGCGATGGACCTGCGCGTCTTCACCGACGAACGCGGCCGCACCCTGTACGACCTGCCCGACGCGCCCCGGCCCGACCCCGACACGCCCGCCCCGGCGCGGTTCCTGCCCGAGTTCGACAACGTGCTGCTCGGCCACGACGACCGCACCCGCGTCATCTCCGACGAGGACTACCGGCGCGGGATCATCATCGGCGGCAAGCCGACGCTGCTGGTCGACGGCTTCGTGCAGGGCACGTGGAAGATCGCCGACGATGGGCTCGACCTCGACGTGTTCCGGCCGCTGACCCGCGCGCAGAAAGCCGACGTGGAAGCCGAAGGCGCCCGGTTGTTGCAGTTCGCGGGTGTCGAGGGGGAGGTCCGCCTCTAG
- a CDS encoding DegT/DnrJ/EryC1/StrS family aminotransferase yields MTNSRIAPWASPRAQRRLADVEASVAADLTAAGVADTVRKALDAHATQVDDDGIVLYAGTNVLSPAAAAALRASVSSRPSMGWPGEKYQVGLDHLDTLEVLAPMLVAELMEGRFAEVRLQSATLANLAVYTAFARAGDKIAVLPEFAGGHASHHAQGVPAIRGLTVVDLPYLPDELDLDYDKLPGFLKVHRPRIVVIGASLMLFPHDVAAVRAAADEVGAILVYDASHMAGLVAGREFQRPLHEGAHLMTFSTYKSFGGPSGGCVVTRDPDLAERVSNVAYPGMLANYDAGRLGALAVTAAELAERGPHYARACIANAQALGHALADNGFDVARHDGVFTRSHHLAIDALTLGGGDAAAVLLGEAGVYLSGIGLPWQRIDEGLRGLRIGTQEITRRGFTPEHQPAVAALLRRALIDREPPERVRADAVALRREVNATAG; encoded by the coding sequence GTGACCAACAGCAGGATCGCACCCTGGGCCTCACCGCGGGCGCAACGCCGGCTCGCCGACGTCGAAGCCTCCGTCGCCGCCGACCTGACCGCCGCCGGCGTCGCGGACACCGTCCGCAAGGCGCTCGACGCGCACGCCACCCAGGTCGACGACGACGGGATCGTGCTCTACGCGGGCACCAACGTGCTCAGCCCCGCCGCCGCGGCGGCCCTGCGCGCGTCGGTGTCCAGCCGGCCGAGCATGGGCTGGCCCGGCGAGAAGTACCAGGTCGGCCTGGACCACCTGGACACCCTCGAAGTCCTCGCGCCGATGCTCGTCGCCGAGCTCATGGAAGGCCGGTTCGCCGAGGTCCGACTGCAGAGCGCCACCCTGGCCAACCTCGCCGTCTACACCGCGTTCGCCCGCGCCGGCGACAAGATCGCGGTGCTGCCCGAGTTCGCCGGCGGCCACGCCAGCCACCACGCCCAGGGCGTGCCCGCGATCCGCGGCCTCACCGTCGTCGACCTGCCCTACCTGCCCGACGAGCTCGACCTCGACTACGACAAGCTGCCCGGCTTCCTCAAGGTGCACCGGCCCCGGATCGTGGTGATCGGCGCGAGCCTCATGCTGTTCCCGCACGACGTCGCCGCCGTGCGCGCGGCGGCCGACGAGGTCGGCGCGATCCTCGTCTACGACGCCTCCCACATGGCCGGGCTCGTCGCCGGCAGGGAGTTCCAGCGGCCGCTGCACGAGGGCGCGCACCTGATGACGTTCTCCACCTACAAGTCGTTCGGCGGCCCGTCCGGCGGTTGCGTCGTCACCCGCGACCCCGACCTGGCCGAACGCGTCTCGAACGTCGCCTACCCCGGCATGCTCGCCAACTACGATGCCGGACGCCTGGGCGCGCTCGCCGTCACCGCCGCCGAGCTGGCCGAACGCGGACCCCACTACGCGCGTGCGTGCATCGCCAACGCCCAGGCGCTCGGCCACGCGCTGGCCGACAACGGGTTCGACGTCGCCCGCCACGACGGCGTGTTCACCCGCTCCCACCACCTCGCGATCGACGCCCTCACCCTCGGCGGCGGCGACGCGGCGGCCGTGCTGCTCGGCGAGGCGGGCGTCTACCTCAGCGGCATCGGCCTGCCGTGGCAGCGCATCGACGAAGGGCTGCGCGGCCTGCGCATCGGCACCCAGGAGATCACCCGCCGGGGCTTCACGCCCGAGCACCAACCCGCCGTCGCCGCCCTCCTGCGCCGCGCCCTGATCGACCGCGAACCGCCCGAACGCGTCCGTGCCGACGCCGTCGCCCTGCGCCGGGAGGTCAACGCCACCGCCGGGTAG
- a CDS encoding helix-turn-helix domain-containing protein: MQELLDELSRVLGRGVSLDDVAGRVVAHSAQTDDVDPARVRAILTRRVPADVAAWQEQHGIATAAGPVRVPPNAALGFQQRVGFPLRHNGVLVGYLWVLGDVPDLDLGERLAALAARVPAGERTPVRVVVALEPRVVRTVPAGDALPDLPGHVGVSDAHPPDRAGAAYRQALAAAELARLDPALPDLVRWSELGAYRLLLGAAPDEVLAGLSDVLLRTLEVYLDCGCEVRVAAQRLHLHRTSLYYRLGRIAELTGRDLSDGGARLELHLALKLVRLARRP; encoded by the coding sequence ATGCAGGAGCTGCTGGACGAGCTGTCCCGCGTGTTGGGCCGGGGCGTGTCGCTGGACGACGTGGCGGGCCGGGTGGTCGCGCACAGCGCCCAGACCGACGACGTGGACCCGGCGCGGGTGCGGGCGATCCTGACCCGGCGGGTGCCGGCGGACGTCGCCGCGTGGCAGGAGCAGCACGGCATCGCGACCGCGGCGGGCCCGGTCCGGGTGCCGCCGAACGCCGCGTTGGGGTTCCAGCAGCGGGTCGGGTTCCCGCTGCGGCACAACGGGGTGCTGGTCGGCTACCTGTGGGTGCTCGGTGACGTGCCGGACCTGGACCTGGGTGAGCGGCTGGCGGCGTTGGCGGCACGGGTGCCCGCGGGTGAGCGGACGCCGGTGCGGGTGGTGGTGGCGTTGGAGCCGCGGGTGGTGCGCACGGTGCCCGCGGGCGACGCCCTGCCGGACCTGCCGGGGCACGTCGGGGTGAGCGACGCGCACCCGCCGGACCGGGCGGGTGCGGCGTACCGGCAGGCGTTGGCGGCGGCGGAGCTGGCGCGGCTGGACCCGGCGTTGCCCGACCTGGTGCGGTGGTCGGAGCTGGGCGCGTACCGGCTGCTGCTCGGCGCGGCGCCGGACGAGGTGCTGGCCGGGTTGTCCGACGTGCTGCTGCGGACGTTGGAGGTGTACCTGGACTGCGGCTGCGAGGTGCGGGTGGCGGCGCAACGGCTGCACCTGCACCGCACCAGCCTGTACTACCGGCTGGGCCGGATCGCCGAGCTGACCGGCCGGGACCTGTCCGACGGCGGCGCGCGGCTGGAGCTGCACCTGGCGCTCAAGCTCGTCCGGCTGGCGCGGCGTCCGTGA
- a CDS encoding MarR family winged helix-turn-helix transcriptional regulator has protein sequence MPDDLGLLLYLPHRELENRVFAALAAAGFDDVTPAQARVFHRIDRDGSRLTELAEAARITKQTAGFLVDQLERAGYVERGPDPTDARARLIRVAGRGRAAIPVCLAAAADVEREWTAHLGRPRMAALLDALARLREITDPGR, from the coding sequence GTGCCCGACGACCTCGGCCTGCTGCTGTACCTGCCGCACCGCGAGCTGGAGAACCGGGTGTTCGCCGCCCTGGCGGCGGCGGGGTTCGACGACGTGACGCCCGCACAGGCCCGGGTGTTCCACCGGATCGACCGCGACGGGTCGCGGCTGACGGAGCTGGCGGAGGCCGCGCGGATCACCAAGCAGACCGCCGGTTTCCTGGTCGACCAGCTCGAACGCGCCGGGTACGTGGAGCGCGGCCCGGACCCGACCGACGCGCGGGCCCGGCTGATCCGGGTCGCCGGGCGCGGCCGCGCGGCGATCCCGGTGTGCCTGGCCGCGGCCGCCGACGTGGAGCGGGAGTGGACCGCGCACCTGGGCAGGCCGCGGATGGCGGCGCTGCTCGACGCGCTCGCCCGGTTGCGCGAGATCACCGACCCGGGCCGGTAG
- a CDS encoding M20/M25/M40 family metallo-hydrolase, whose translation MAEDVVDLCAALLRFDTTNHGGGESAGEREAAEFVAAHLDAVGVPATVLEPAPRRGNVLARVPGTEPDLPALLVHAHLDVVPADAAEWSVPPFAGIERDGYLWGRGAVDMKDMIAMVLAVLGTWSREGRRPRRDIVLAFVADEEDRGAHGAHWLVDHHADFFAGCTTAIGESGGYSHPVGDRRVYPVGTAERGTSHLRLTATGRAGHGSRRNDDNAVVKLLAALARVGAIEHPVRLTPTVRAFIERVGAALDVPVDLADVDATIARFGPAARLVENTIRTSATPTVLKAGYKVNVIPGSATAELDVRTLPGAVDDLMASIDAALGPDVRREFLADEPPVQAPVDSPWFDAMAAALRAEDPEAVVVPYCMGGGTDAKAFSRLGIDCYGFAPLSLPAGYDYRAMPHGVDERVPVEGLRFGVRVLDRFLSS comes from the coding sequence ATGGCTGAGGACGTCGTCGACCTGTGCGCGGCGCTGCTGCGCTTCGACACCACCAACCACGGCGGCGGTGAGTCCGCGGGCGAACGCGAGGCCGCCGAGTTCGTCGCCGCGCACTTGGACGCCGTCGGCGTGCCGGCCACCGTGCTCGAACCCGCGCCCCGCCGCGGCAACGTCCTGGCCCGCGTGCCCGGCACCGAACCCGACCTGCCCGCGCTGCTCGTGCACGCGCACCTGGACGTGGTGCCCGCCGACGCCGCCGAGTGGAGCGTGCCACCGTTCGCCGGGATCGAGCGCGACGGCTACCTGTGGGGCCGCGGCGCGGTCGACATGAAGGACATGATCGCCATGGTGCTGGCCGTGCTCGGCACCTGGTCGCGCGAGGGGCGACGGCCGCGCCGCGACATCGTGCTGGCGTTCGTCGCCGACGAGGAGGACCGCGGCGCGCACGGCGCGCACTGGCTGGTCGACCACCACGCCGACTTCTTCGCGGGCTGCACCACCGCCATCGGGGAGTCCGGCGGCTACTCCCACCCCGTCGGCGACCGGCGCGTCTACCCCGTCGGCACCGCCGAGCGCGGCACCTCCCACCTGCGGCTCACCGCCACCGGGCGGGCCGGGCACGGCTCGCGGCGCAACGACGACAACGCCGTGGTCAAACTGCTCGCCGCGCTCGCCCGGGTCGGCGCCATCGAGCACCCGGTCCGGCTCACGCCGACCGTGCGGGCGTTCATCGAACGGGTCGGCGCCGCGCTGGACGTGCCGGTCGACCTGGCCGACGTCGACGCCACCATCGCCCGGTTCGGCCCCGCCGCCCGCCTGGTCGAGAACACCATCCGCACCAGCGCCACGCCGACCGTGCTCAAAGCCGGCTACAAGGTGAACGTGATCCCCGGCAGCGCCACCGCCGAGTTGGACGTGCGCACCCTGCCCGGCGCCGTGGACGACCTGATGGCGTCGATCGACGCCGCGCTCGGCCCGGACGTGCGCCGCGAGTTCCTCGCCGACGAGCCACCCGTGCAGGCCCCGGTCGACTCGCCCTGGTTCGACGCCATGGCCGCCGCGCTGCGCGCCGAGGACCCCGAAGCGGTCGTCGTGCCCTACTGCATGGGCGGCGGCACGGACGCCAAGGCGTTCAGCCGGTTGGGCATCGACTGCTACGGCTTCGCGCCGCTGTCCCTGCCGGCCGGCTACGACTACCGCGCCATGCCCCACGGCGTCGACGAGCGCGTGCCCGTGGAAGGGCTCCGGTTCGGCGTCCGCGTGCTCGACCGGTTCCTCTCCTCGTGA
- a CDS encoding M55 family metallopeptidase: MRILISADMEGATGVTWTADVVPQTEQWQRFRRLFTGDVNACVAGLRAGGATDVLVNEAHNSQRNLLLEDLDPGARLLTGRHKPLSMMQGVDSGVDGVVFLGYHAGAGQEGVLAHTYLENSITGVWLDGVPASEGRLNAALAAEHGVPVLLVTGDDKACDDARDYAPDAALVAVKECVSRYAAVCAPPQVTSELITAAAEAATGRAGRGRGAVAPHHVEVEFDATHLAAAAAVVPTVEQVAPRRVGFDAESMTSAMQAFKVVTAIAAGAVEGIYG; encoded by the coding sequence ATGCGGATCTTGATCTCGGCGGACATGGAGGGGGCGACCGGCGTCACGTGGACCGCCGACGTCGTCCCGCAGACCGAGCAGTGGCAGCGGTTCCGACGGCTGTTCACCGGTGACGTCAACGCCTGCGTCGCGGGCCTGCGCGCGGGTGGCGCCACCGACGTGCTCGTCAACGAGGCGCACAACTCCCAGCGCAACCTGCTGCTCGAGGACCTCGACCCGGGCGCGCGGCTGCTGACCGGCCGGCACAAGCCGCTGTCGATGATGCAGGGCGTCGACTCCGGTGTGGACGGCGTGGTGTTCCTCGGCTACCACGCGGGCGCGGGTCAGGAGGGCGTCCTCGCCCACACCTACCTGGAGAACTCGATCACCGGCGTGTGGCTCGACGGCGTACCCGCGAGCGAGGGCAGGCTCAACGCCGCGCTGGCCGCCGAGCACGGCGTGCCCGTCCTGCTGGTGACCGGCGACGACAAGGCGTGCGACGACGCCCGCGACTACGCGCCCGACGCCGCGCTCGTCGCCGTCAAGGAGTGCGTGAGCCGCTACGCCGCCGTCTGCGCGCCCCCGCAGGTGACCTCCGAGCTGATCACGGCGGCCGCCGAGGCCGCCACGGGCCGCGCCGGACGGGGGCGGGGCGCCGTCGCGCCACACCACGTCGAGGTGGAGTTCGACGCCACCCACCTGGCCGCCGCCGCGGCCGTGGTACCCACCGTGGAGCAGGTCGCACCACGCCGGGTCGGGTTCGACGCCGAATCCATGACGTCGGCGATGCAGGCGTTCAAGGTCGTCACGGCGATCGCGGCGGGAGCGGTGGAGGGCATCTATGGCTGA
- a CDS encoding ABC transporter substrate-binding protein codes for MALVVLLAPVPAHAQQAVTLRVAITQQVDSLNPFLSVFQAGTEVGRLMYDYLTAYDVKDQRPVEGLADRWESSADRLTWTFHVPEGKKWSDGQPVTAKDVAFTYDLMMRDEVAATANGSFTADFESVTATDDRTLVIRTKQPQATMLALDVPIVPAHVWSEVTDIGEYRNDQTPVVGSGPFVLTEYRANEFIRFKANKDYWRGAPKYDELTFTYYKTSDAAVQALGKGEVDLVNRMGPAQFDSLKDKDGITRNQAQGRRFNEIVINSGAATRTGEPIGDGHPALKDVVVRRAIAQSLDLDAIIAKVNGGYAQRGTGPIPPVFADYHFTPESVRPYDPAAANAELDRAGYARGADGIRVSPEGRRMELRLLGHASRAYDEQTAEFVKRSLADLGIVVDVQIVSDNQLNESGTAGTFDLQFSGWGTNPDPDFILSLHTCGQRPNADGKGGTTDTFFCDAEYDALYAQQRAEFDPAKRRELVRRMQQRFYDQVPAVVLGYDNALEAYRSDKFASFPVQPDPGGVIMAQNGVWGYYGATPAASAGESAGSTTGLVLGVVGGAVVVLVGAVWLLGRRRGQRAEDRE; via the coding sequence ATGGCATTGGTGGTGTTGCTCGCGCCCGTACCGGCGCACGCGCAACAGGCGGTCACCCTGCGGGTGGCGATCACCCAGCAGGTGGATTCGCTCAACCCGTTCCTGTCGGTGTTCCAGGCGGGCACCGAGGTCGGCAGGCTGATGTACGACTACCTGACCGCCTACGACGTCAAGGACCAGCGCCCGGTGGAGGGCCTGGCCGACCGCTGGGAGTCCTCGGCGGACCGGCTGACGTGGACGTTCCACGTGCCGGAGGGCAAGAAGTGGTCCGACGGGCAGCCCGTCACCGCCAAGGACGTGGCGTTCACCTACGACCTGATGATGCGCGACGAGGTCGCCGCGACGGCCAACGGCAGCTTCACCGCCGACTTCGAGTCCGTCACCGCCACCGACGACCGCACGCTGGTGATCAGGACCAAGCAGCCGCAGGCGACCATGCTGGCGCTGGACGTGCCGATCGTGCCCGCGCACGTGTGGTCGGAGGTCACCGACATCGGCGAGTACCGCAACGACCAGACGCCCGTGGTGGGCAGCGGGCCGTTCGTCCTGACCGAGTACCGGGCCAACGAGTTCATCCGGTTCAAGGCCAACAAGGACTACTGGCGCGGCGCGCCCAAGTACGACGAGTTGACCTTCACCTACTACAAGACCTCCGACGCCGCCGTGCAGGCGCTGGGCAAGGGCGAGGTCGACCTGGTGAACCGGATGGGGCCGGCGCAGTTCGACTCGCTCAAGGACAAGGACGGCATCACGCGCAACCAGGCGCAGGGCCGCCGGTTCAACGAGATCGTGATCAACTCGGGCGCGGCGACGCGCACCGGCGAGCCGATCGGCGACGGGCACCCGGCGTTGAAGGACGTCGTGGTGCGCCGCGCCATCGCCCAGTCGCTGGACCTGGACGCGATCATCGCCAAGGTCAACGGCGGCTACGCGCAGCGCGGCACCGGCCCGATCCCGCCGGTGTTCGCCGACTACCACTTCACGCCCGAGTCGGTGCGCCCCTACGACCCGGCCGCGGCCAACGCCGAACTGGACCGGGCGGGGTACGCGCGCGGCGCGGACGGCATCCGCGTCTCGCCCGAGGGCAGGCGCATGGAACTGCGGCTGCTCGGTCACGCCAGCCGCGCCTACGACGAGCAGACCGCCGAGTTCGTCAAGCGGTCCCTGGCCGACCTGGGCATCGTGGTGGACGTGCAGATCGTGTCGGACAACCAGCTCAACGAGTCCGGCACCGCCGGCACGTTCGACCTCCAGTTCTCCGGCTGGGGCACCAACCCCGACCCGGACTTCATCCTGTCGCTGCACACCTGCGGCCAGCGGCCCAACGCCGACGGCAAGGGCGGCACCACCGACACGTTCTTCTGCGACGCGGAGTACGACGCCCTCTACGCGCAGCAGCGCGCCGAGTTCGACCCGGCCAAGCGGCGCGAGCTCGTGCGCAGGATGCAGCAGCGGTTCTACGACCAGGTGCCCGCCGTGGTGCTGGGCTACGACAACGCGCTGGAGGCCTACCGCAGCGACAAGTTCGCCTCGTTCCCCGTGCAGCCCGACCCGGGCGGCGTGATCATGGCGCAGAACGGCGTGTGGGGGTACTACGGCGCGACACCGGCGGCGTCGGCGGGCGAGTCGGCCGGCTCCACCACCGGGCTCGTGCTCGGCGTGGTGGGCGGCGCGGTGGTCGTGCTGGTCGGCGCCGTGTGGCTGCTGGGTCGGCGGCGCGGGCAGCGCGCGGAGGACCGCGAGTGA
- a CDS encoding ABC transporter permease, whose protein sequence is MAAGSAARAARGGPRVIRHLAGKVGGALVSLLFVVALGFLLFRVIPGDPVVAMTRGRPVTDDQLAELRARLGVDKPLTEQFVDYLAAAVRGDFGTSYVYSRPVLELIGERLWPTVLLTGTSTVLAVVIGLWLGIRGAWRRGSRSDRISTGLALAQWAMPTFWLGMLLSLATGDLFPSGGMRYPDTPPDFLSQAVDVAHHMVLPCLTMIAVVYAQYLLVMRSSLLEEMHADYLTTARAKGLRDDLVRRRHAVPNALLPTVTLVFLHLGLVVSGAITVETVFSWPGLGLLTYEALTGPDLPLLQGTFVVLAGAVITMNVFADLLYRVLDPRVRAA, encoded by the coding sequence GTGGCTGCTGGGTCGGCGGCGCGGGCAGCGCGCGGAGGACCGCGAGTGATCCGGCACCTGGCGGGCAAGGTCGGCGGCGCGCTGGTCAGCCTGCTGTTCGTGGTGGCGCTGGGGTTCCTGCTGTTCCGGGTCATCCCGGGCGACCCCGTGGTCGCGATGACGCGGGGCCGCCCGGTCACCGACGACCAGCTCGCCGAGCTGCGCGCCCGGTTGGGCGTGGACAAGCCGCTGACCGAGCAGTTCGTGGACTACCTGGCCGCGGCCGTGCGCGGCGACTTCGGCACGTCCTACGTCTACAGCAGGCCGGTGCTGGAGCTGATCGGCGAACGGCTGTGGCCGACCGTGCTGCTCACCGGCACGTCCACCGTGCTGGCCGTGGTGATCGGCCTGTGGCTGGGCATCCGGGGCGCGTGGCGGCGCGGGTCGCGGTCGGACCGGATCTCCACCGGCCTGGCGCTGGCGCAGTGGGCGATGCCGACGTTCTGGCTGGGCATGCTGCTGTCGCTGGCCACCGGAGACCTGTTCCCCAGCGGCGGCATGCGCTACCCGGACACGCCGCCGGACTTCCTGTCGCAGGCGGTGGACGTCGCGCACCACATGGTGCTGCCGTGCCTGACCATGATCGCGGTCGTCTACGCGCAGTACCTGCTGGTGATGCGGTCGTCGTTGCTGGAGGAGATGCACGCGGACTACCTGACCACGGCGCGCGCCAAGGGGCTGCGCGACGACCTGGTGCGGCGGCGGCACGCCGTGCCCAACGCGTTGCTGCCGACGGTGACGCTGGTGTTCCTGCACCTGGGGCTGGTGGTGTCGGGGGCGATCACGGTGGAGACGGTGTTCTCGTGGCCCGGGCTGGGGCTGCTGACCTACGAGGCGCTGACCGGACCGGACCTGCCGCTGCTGCAGGGCACGTTCGTGGTGCTGGCGGGAGCGGTGATCACCATGAACGTGTTCGCGGACCTGCTGTACCGGGTCCTGGACCCGAGGGTGCGTGCGGCGTGA